Genomic segment of Candidatus Schekmanbacteria bacterium:
TTTATCTCCTGACTGCTCAATCCAAGTTTTTTTCCCAAAAGAATGCCTATATTCGTTACTCTTTGACTGTGGCCTGAAGTATATTTGTCTCGAGCTTCAATTCCCATTACAAGGGAGTTTATTGCACATAAATAGGAATTATTGAGGTCATTTAAAAGCATTGAGTTGTCAATTGACATAGATGCCTGCATTGAAAGAAATGTCAAAAACTGAATGTCATTCTCATTCATCTGTGAATCATTTGACGAATGAGATATGAAGACCATTTCTCCTCTATAGCCGCCTGAGAAATTCAATGGCACCGATACAATTGCATTTATATTGCTCTCAGAAGTAATATAATTAGAAATATCAGCAATTAAACAGCGGCTTCTCAAAGGATATATTTTTTCACTATTCCTTTTCAAAACTACTGCCTTGGAATTTTGAGAAGATTCGCGGAAATCTCTAATAAACCTCTTAAATGAAAACTCCTTTTCTATTTCCTTGTCAGGATGGCTTGATAGCGTAAAATTTCTCTCTTTCTGTTCGTCAAAAAGCTCAGCATAACAGTAATCAGCCGATGTATTATTCAGTGCTGATTGAAAAATCATAGATAGTATATGTTCTATCTCGAAATTAGAACTTATTTTTTCATTGATTGCACACAACTCACTATATATGTTGATTTTAATATCATCTTCCTTCTTTTTTTTCTTTTCAATTACATCTTTTATAATCCCTTCAACTTCTTTAAAATCGAATGGTTTAAGGACATAACCAGCTGCTCCTTCCTTTAATGCAAGACGCGCTGTTTCCAATGTGCCGTGTGCAGTCATAACAATAACTTCAATATCATCCTTCTTTTCTAATTTGGCAATTTCCTTGACTAATGAAATGCCATCCATTTTCGGCATTATCAGGTCTGTTAGAAGAATGTCATAGGAATTAGTTTTAATCTTTTGAAGAGCTTCAAGGCCATCTTCTGCGCTGTCAACATCATATCCCCGGTCTATAAGAGACCTTGTTACAAATT
This window contains:
- a CDS encoding response regulator codes for the protein MKERIKILVADDSKIIRKFVTRSLIDRGYDVDSAEDGLEALQKIKTNSYDILLTDLIMPKMDGISLVKEIAKLEKKDDIEVIVMTAHGTLETARLALKEGAAGYVLKPFDFKEVEGIIKDVIEKKKKKEDDIKINIYSELCAINEKISSNFEIEHILSMIFQSALNNTSADYCYAELFDEQKERNFTLSSHPDKEIEKEFSFKRFIRDFRESSQNSKAVVLKRNSEKIYPLRSRCLIADISNYITSESNINAIVSVPLNFSGGYRGEMVFISHSSNDSQMNENDIQFLTFLSMQASMSIDNSMLLNDLNNSYLCAINSLVMGIEARDKYTSGHSQRVTNIGILLGKKLGLSSQEIKIIDNGGRLHDIGKIGISDMILNKPGKLTDNEREIIKNHTIIGDKIIAPIKSLQDVRCIVKHHHEREDGKGYPDGLKGDQIPAVVKVIIAADSYDAMDSKRIYRDRLPMEYIKNEFIALRGKQFDPLISDLMVKLIESGEIKKYTAIDNSPLIRLSAA